In Salvelinus alpinus chromosome 22, SLU_Salpinus.1, whole genome shotgun sequence, one genomic interval encodes:
- the LOC139549201 gene encoding layilin-like isoform X2, protein MDFIKLLGIVLAVFCQPGFTQFELNGQRICRRGTERPCYRINYFQDPRRRVTFNDASQACRTDGGEILSIETDNEQHLVERFIQQLQATDGDFWIGLNRSPRHRMTTIGCPSQYYWLDGSKARFRNWHWDEPSCGNEMCVVLYHQPSALPDEGGRFMFQWNDENCNTKNNFVCKYSEEKLPVFTVVWNSIYTVAPIISLMPNLPSATVSDEKTKIGLSESSVTLSDNAIYVSYILFATIPVLLLLLVATGVFCYKRAAKRKSQTDSYPKQEQWGTMSTAACNIQGPYAYQDITKLQPADLESMAPKSIKKMSFCASSLHTQCDDYENVSNKETVTESGFVTNGIYEACQDQGRHYLKETGWVENEIYE, encoded by the exons GCCAGAGGATTTGCCGACGTGGCACAGAGCGACCCTGCTACAGGATCAACTACTTCCAGGACCCACGGCGGAGGGTGACCTTCAATGATGCCAGCCAGGCCTGCAGAACGGATGGGGGGGAGATCCTCAGTATCGAGACTGACAATGAGCAGCACCTGGTCGAGAGGTTCATCCAGCAGTTGCAGGCCACTGATGGGGACTTCTGGATCGGGCTGAACAGAAGCCCACGCCACCGGATGACTACCATAGGCTGCCCTTCGCAGTACTACTGGCTGGATGGCAGCAAGGCCAGATTCAG AAACTGGCATTGGGACGAGCCATCGTGTGGCAACGAGATGTGTGTGGTGCTGTACCACCAGCCCTCTGCCCTCCCTGACGAAGGTGGGCGCTTCATGTTCCAGTGGAACGATGAAAACTGCAACACCAAGAACAATTTCGTCTGCAAGTATTCTGAAG AAAAGTTGCCAGTGTTTACTGTGGTGTGGAATTCAATATACACAG TTGCCCCAATTATATCTCTAATGCCAAACCTCCCGTCAGCTACAGTGAgtgatgagaaaacaaaaataggaCTGTCTGAATCATCAG TAACTCTTTCAGATAATGCCATATATGTCTCCTACATTCTATTTGCCACTATCCCTgttctactgctgctgcttgtGGCTACAGGAGTCTTCTGCTATAAACGGGCGGCCAAAAG AAAGTCTCAAACAGACAGCTACCCTAAGCAAGAGCAATGGGGTACAATGTCCACAGCGGCCTGCAACATCCAAGGACCCTATGCCTACCAGGACATCACCAAGCTTCAACCAGCCGATCTGGAGAGCATGGCACCTAAATCAATCAAGAAGATGTCCTTCTGTGCCTCCTCTCTTCATACCCAGTGTGATGATTACGAGAATGTTTCAAACAaggagacagtgacagagagtgGCTTTGTGACCAATGGCATCTATGAGGCCTGCCAAGACCAGGGTCGGCACTATCTCAAAGAGACTGGATGGGTGGAGAATGAGATCTATGAATAA
- the LOC139549201 gene encoding layilin-like isoform X1 gives MDFIKLLGIVLAVFCQPGFTQFELNGQRICRRGTERPCYRINYFQDPRRRVTFNDASQACRTDGGEILSIETDNEQHLVERFIQQLQATDGDFWIGLNRSPRHRMTTIGCPSQYYWLDGSKARFRNWHWDEPSCGNEMCVVLYHQPSALPDEGGRFMFQWNDENCNTKNNFVCKYSEEKLPVFTVVWNSIYTVAPIISLMPNLPSATVSDEKTKIGLSESSVTLSDNAIYVSYILFATIPVLLLLLVATGVFCYKRAAKSRKSQTDSYPKQEQWGTMSTAACNIQGPYAYQDITKLQPADLESMAPKSIKKMSFCASSLHTQCDDYENVSNKETVTESGFVTNGIYEACQDQGRHYLKETGWVENEIYE, from the exons GCCAGAGGATTTGCCGACGTGGCACAGAGCGACCCTGCTACAGGATCAACTACTTCCAGGACCCACGGCGGAGGGTGACCTTCAATGATGCCAGCCAGGCCTGCAGAACGGATGGGGGGGAGATCCTCAGTATCGAGACTGACAATGAGCAGCACCTGGTCGAGAGGTTCATCCAGCAGTTGCAGGCCACTGATGGGGACTTCTGGATCGGGCTGAACAGAAGCCCACGCCACCGGATGACTACCATAGGCTGCCCTTCGCAGTACTACTGGCTGGATGGCAGCAAGGCCAGATTCAG AAACTGGCATTGGGACGAGCCATCGTGTGGCAACGAGATGTGTGTGGTGCTGTACCACCAGCCCTCTGCCCTCCCTGACGAAGGTGGGCGCTTCATGTTCCAGTGGAACGATGAAAACTGCAACACCAAGAACAATTTCGTCTGCAAGTATTCTGAAG AAAAGTTGCCAGTGTTTACTGTGGTGTGGAATTCAATATACACAG TTGCCCCAATTATATCTCTAATGCCAAACCTCCCGTCAGCTACAGTGAgtgatgagaaaacaaaaataggaCTGTCTGAATCATCAG TAACTCTTTCAGATAATGCCATATATGTCTCCTACATTCTATTTGCCACTATCCCTgttctactgctgctgcttgtGGCTACAGGAGTCTTCTGCTATAAACGGGCGGCCAAAAG CAGAAAGTCTCAAACAGACAGCTACCCTAAGCAAGAGCAATGGGGTACAATGTCCACAGCGGCCTGCAACATCCAAGGACCCTATGCCTACCAGGACATCACCAAGCTTCAACCAGCCGATCTGGAGAGCATGGCACCTAAATCAATCAAGAAGATGTCCTTCTGTGCCTCCTCTCTTCATACCCAGTGTGATGATTACGAGAATGTTTCAAACAaggagacagtgacagagagtgGCTTTGTGACCAATGGCATCTATGAGGCCTGCCAAGACCAGGGTCGGCACTATCTCAAAGAGACTGGATGGGTGGAGAATGAGATCTATGAATAA